From one Diachasmimorpha longicaudata isolate KC_UGA_2023 chromosome 8, iyDiaLong2, whole genome shotgun sequence genomic stretch:
- the LOC135165150 gene encoding uncharacterized protein LOC135165150: MVDKLVKASTEIDKNDRVNEIRECILYSNNENEYLDVVDDVPCPEFQFPTLACYICNGYYGPCFEEPVCATCHAFLFPDCIGVAVAPIFSEKTDDEDSGNDEPTDLFYNGEHRLSQSHRLRSPQLCSPPLNNDPLPPEPPQRPALSYNCHNPPETPWNLTNQPFQWNCRGYCTSEPTNSGETSRPRNLVDRVDMLANHRHIEHEPINESGLVAHLPPEVLLAVFSHLDDVSLWSAANVCRRWYGLLLTHVPHQQWQQHVKLRWPLHKAIGHVENWYKVYDRLASSAPCRTCLAQMCLKSRPAGIQDTSWRRNRLRMELKSLRIDPPEGIEATPLDSMHCHWQATITGPIGSPYEGGLFYLYLQVPHSYPMCPPVVRFLTKILHPNVSRHGDVGIDSIHHNWSLALTISKVLISVQSLLTDPFCQVCMEPELGDMYTNDRERFEEIARSWTWKYAMHDVVPPS, translated from the exons ATGGTTGACAAGCTCGTAAAAGCATCGACAGAAATTGACAAGAATGATAGGGTAAATGAAATTCGCGAATGTATTTTGTATTCCAACAACGAGAACGAGTATTTAGACGTCGTTGATGATGTTCCATGTCCGGAGTTTCAATTTCCG ACTTTGGCATGTTATATTTGCAATGGATACTATGGACCCTGTTTTGAGGAGCCAGTCTGTGCCACTTGTCATGCATTTCTATTCCCCGATTGCATCGGCGTTGCTGTTGCACCTATATTCAGTGAG AAAACAGATGATGAAGATTCTGGAAACGATGAGCCCACAGACCTCTTCTACAACGGCGAGCATCGCTTAAGCCAGTCCCACAGACTTCGTTCCCCTCAGTTATGTTCACCTCCTCTCAATAATGATCCTCTCCCTCCAGAACCTCCCCAACGTCCAGCCCTATCTTACAATTGCCACAACCCTCCCGAAACCCCCTGGAACCTGACCAATCAACCTTTTCAGTGGAACTGTCGAGGATACTGCACTTCGGAGCCCACGAATTCAGGCGAAACGTCGAGACCTAGAAATCTGGTAGACAGAGTGGATATGTTGGCTAATCATCGGCATATAGAACATGAACCCATTAACGAGTCAG GTCTAGTGGCACATCTGCCTCCAGAGGTTCTTCTTGCAGTGTTTTCTCATCTGGACGATGTGAGTTTATGGTCAGCAGCGAACGTTTGTCGCAGATGGTACGGGCTACTGCTCACCCATGTGCCCCATCAGCAGTGGCAGCAACATGTTAAACTACGGTGGCCTTTGCACAAGGCCATTGGACACGTGGAGAACTGGTACAAAGTTTATGATCGTCTGGCCTCATCTGCACCCTGCAGAACGTGTTTGGCGCAGATGTGTCTCAAGTCGAGGCCTGCTGGAATTCAGGATACTTCTTGGCGAAGAAATCGACTGAGGATGGAGCTGAAGAGTCTGCGGATCGATCCTCCTGAGGGCATTGAAGCTACTCCTCTTGACAGTATGCATTGTCACTGGCAGGCAACTATTACTGGCCCTATTGGCAGCCCTTACGAGGGAggacttttttatttatatctaCAAGTACCCCATAG TTATCCAATGTGTCCACCAGTGGTTCGTTTTCTCACGAAAATTCTGCATCCAAACGTTTCAAGACATGGCGATGTGGGCATCGACTCCATTCATCATAATTGGTCACTCGCACTTACGATTTCGAAAGTATTAATCAGTGTGCAGAGCTTATTAACTGATCCGTTTTGTCAG GTCTGCATGGAGCCCGAGCTAGGTGACATGTACACCAACGATCGCGAGAGATTCGAGGAGATCGCCCGATCCTGGACATGGAAATACGCTATGCACGATGTGGTTCCACCCTCCTAA